One Anabas testudineus chromosome 15, fAnaTes1.2, whole genome shotgun sequence genomic window carries:
- the hint1 gene encoding histidine triad nucleotide-binding protein 1, with translation MADETAKAQAAQPGGDTIFGKIVRKEIPVNFIYEDDLCVAFPDISPQAPTHILVVPKKPIVQLSQAEDNDAALLGHLLIVAKKCAKDAGLSKGYRIVVNDGPDGGQSVYHIHVHVLGGRTMGWPPG, from the exons ATGGCGGATGAAACGGCGAAAGCGCAGGCTGCTCAGCCGGGCGGCGACACAATATTTGGAAAAATCGTACGCAAAGAGATTCCTGTAAACTTTATCTATGAGGATGATCTG tgtGTAGCCTTTCCTGATATTTCTCCTCAAGCTCCCACTCACATCCTTGTTGTCCCAAAAAAGCCAATTGTTCAGCTGTCACAAGCGGAGGACAACGATGCTGCA TTGTTGGGCCACTTGCTGATTGTTGCAAAGAAGTGTGCTAAAGATGCAGGCCTGTCTAAGGGATACAGGATTGTCGTCAACGACGGACCAGATGGAGGCCAGTCTGTTTACCACATCCACGTCCATGTCCTCGGTGGACGCACAATGGGGTGGCCACCCGGCTAA